In Halobacterium noricense, the genomic stretch TAACAACAACTGTCGCCGCCGGGACGCCACGAGCACGCGTCGCCGGTCGTGAGACCGTTCTCGTCGATGTACGACGACAGACACGCGTAGTTGCAGAAGTACGTCGGGGAGCCACAGTCGTCGTCACAGTCGCGAACACAGATTGGGTCGTGGTCGAAGATGCGCGACCCACAGTACGCACACGTCTCGTCGGAGTCGGGCGTCGCGACAGTCGTGGACATACCGGAACTAGACGGCGCGCCACCGAAAGCGTTTCGCAGACCAGCGGTTCGGTCGCAGGACGTCGAATCCACGACTTCGGGTAAGCCTCTTGTTCCCTGCCGGCGATTGCAGCGGTATCGATGTACCTCGTCACCTTCCGCCTCGATCCCGGAGCGTACGACGACGAGTTCCACGAACTCAACGACCGGATACAGGCAGCCGCCGAAGACACGGACGGGTATCGCGGCAAGCGCACGTGGAACGACCCGGAGAACGACGAGGTGCTCGTCGTTTACTACTGGGAGTCGCTCGACGCCCTCGATTCGTTCGGCGCCGTCGACGACCACAAACGAGCGAAACAGCGATGGACGGAGTGGTACGACGCCTACGAAGTCACCGTCACGGAAGTGCTAGATAGGTACGGCAGCGGATTCGGCGACGACGCAGACCCGCCCGCGTAGTTTAATCGTCGCCGGCCGGCCGACGAGGAAACGGATATGAGTCTACCGCCCCAAGAGAATGGTAATGAGCGACGCAGACGGAATCGTCGAGGCAAACGACACCCGCGAGGAGATCATGGAGGCGACGTTCCGGGCACTCAGCGAGCACGGGTACAAGGACCTCCGGGTGCGGGACATCGGCGAGGAGATGGAGCTGTCGCGGCAGGTCATCCACTACCACTTCGACGGGAAGTACGACCTGCTGTCGTCGTTCCTGGCGTACATCATCGACCAGTACGAGGGCAGCGTCGAGGTCGCCGAGGACATGGACCCGCGGTCGGAGTTGGACGCGCGCATCGACCAGTGTCTGTTCGGGCCGGAGTTCGAGGAGTTCACGCACTGGGACCGCATGAAAGTGTACCACGAACTGTACGCGCACGCGCAGAACGACGACGAGCACCGCGAACTCTTCGAGGAGCACTACGCGCGGCTGCGCGGCAGCGTCGTGGCCGTCATCGAGGACGGCATCGAGCAGGGGGTCTTCCGCGAGGTGAACGCCGAACGGATGGGCCAACTCGTCACGGACGTCATTCACGCGGCCCGCGAGCGCCGCATCTCCCTCGGGCACGACGACGCGCCCGAGGAGGCGCGCGCGGCCATCGACGAGTTCGTGCTGGACTCGCTCGAACGCGGCGACTAATCCGCCGACGGCCGCTGCTTCTCTATCGAGCGCCGCGTCCACGAGTGGGACACCCGTCGCTGGGCACTCGCACGAAAAATATCGGGTGAGAATCGGGGCGCGTTACAGTTCGGGGACGTCCGACGGCATGTCGAAGTCGTGGTAGTACTCGCCCTTCTCCTTCGAGAGGATGTCGAGGA encodes the following:
- a CDS encoding antibiotic biosynthesis monooxygenase family protein; amino-acid sequence: MYLVTFRLDPGAYDDEFHELNDRIQAAAEDTDGYRGKRTWNDPENDEVLVVYYWESLDALDSFGAVDDHKRAKQRWTEWYDAYEVTVTEVLDRYGSGFGDDADPPA
- a CDS encoding TetR/AcrR family transcriptional regulator encodes the protein MSDADGIVEANDTREEIMEATFRALSEHGYKDLRVRDIGEEMELSRQVIHYHFDGKYDLLSSFLAYIIDQYEGSVEVAEDMDPRSELDARIDQCLFGPEFEEFTHWDRMKVYHELYAHAQNDDEHRELFEEHYARLRGSVVAVIEDGIEQGVFREVNAERMGQLVTDVIHAARERRISLGHDDAPEEARAAIDEFVLDSLERGD